The genomic window GCGAACAGCCGTGCCCGCCGCGATATCGAGCCGCATGCCGCGCGCCTTCTTGCGGTCGAATTTCAGCGCGGGGTTGGTCTCGAAGAAATGATAATGCGAGCCGACCTGGATGGGGCGGTCGCCGGTGTTCGACACCGTCAGCGTCACGGTCCTGCGGCCGGCGTTCAGCTCGATCTCGCCGTCCTTGATCAGCATTTCGCCAGGAATCATCAACGCCCCTCCTTCCGCCAAATGCGGAACGCGATCACGCCGCCGGCGACCAAAGCCGCCGCCAGCAGCATCACAGCATAATCGGGAAACATGCTCGTTGCATGCGGATGACCATGCGGCACCGTCGAATCGTGAGCAAAGGCCGTGGACGCGACCAGCATCGAGAGCAAAGCAATCAATATCTTCATTTCAAATCCTTCAGCGTATCGGTTGGTGCACGGTGACAAGCTTGGTGCCGTCGGGGAACGTCGCCTCGACCTGGATATCGTGGATCATCTCGGGGATGCCCTCCATCACCTGGTCGCGCGTGATCACGTTGCCGCCGTCGCGCATCAGCTCAGCGACGCTCTTGCCGTCGCGCGCACCCTCCATGATGAAATCGGTGATCAAGGCGACGGCTTCGGGGTGATTGAGCTTGACGCCGCGCTCCAGGCGCCGGCGCGCCACCATCGCGGCCATCGCGATCAGCAGCTTGTCTTTTTCGCGCGGTGTGAGATTCATCGCCCCTTCCCGATTTCAGTTCAACCAAAGTCGCGGCAGCGTCTTGCGATCGAGCGCCGCCAGCATCGCGATAAGATCGCGCCGCAACGCCGCACCGTCCCGGGCACAGAGCCGCGCCACCGCAATGCCGTTCCAGACTGAGATTCCGACTTCGCCGGCGAATTGCTCGCCGAGGGCGCGCACTTTTGCAATGGCGTCGTCGCTGCCAGGCACAAGCAGGACGGTCGCAATCGCGGCAGATCCTTTCGCCACTGAGGGCTCTGCCAGTGTGTCGGCAATGTCGCCATCCAGCCGCAGGGTCTCGGCGAAGATCAGCCGGCCGCCTCGGCGCACCCGCCAGCGGTCGATGAGCCGGCCTTGGTTCACACTCTCGCCCATCGCGGAACGGCCAAAAACGACTGCCTCGGCGAGCAGAAGCGATGCGTCGTCGGCAAGCTCCACGTCGATGGACCGGTGCAACCGGGCACGGTCGAACAGGATGGTTTCCTGCGGCAGCCAGCGCAGCGCGGCGCCGGCTGCGACCGAAAGGCTCACGGCCATCTCGGCATCCGCATCGATGGCGCGATAGACCTTTTCCGCCGCCGCGCCGGTGACAACCAGTTCGGCACCCGTGCCGGCATTCACCTCCAGTGCGAACCGGTCTCCCCCGGCAATCCCGCCCGCGGTGTTCACGATCACCGCCTCACATTCGGCCGCCGTCGTGTTTGGAAACCGCACCCGCAGCGAGCCTTCTTCGCCCACCTGGCTGCGCCGCGTCCGCCCATCGACCGCGGCAACGCCAAGGGCAATGCGCCCGCGCGCGCGGTTGGCGGCGAAAGTCTCGTCGCTCTCCTGCATCTTGGCTGCGGCCCTCACGACATTCCCCGCTTTGCGGCCATTGTCACAGGGCCAACGCGCGCCGCAAGGCCGCCTCGTCAAGATTCTCGTTGTTGGACAAATAAACCACAGCGCCGCGGTCCATTGCCACGAATTGGTCACCCAGCTCGCGGGCAAAGTCGAAATACTGCTCGACCAGCACAATGGCCATCTGGCCCAGCCCACGCAGATAGGAAATGGCGCGGCCGATGTCCTTGATGATCGAGGGCTGGATGCCCTCCGTCGGCTCGTCGAGAAGCAACAACTTCGGTCGCATGACCAGGGCCCGGCCGATCGCCAATTGCTGCTGCTGGCCACCGGACAGGTCGCCACCGCGCCGGCGCAACATGTCATGCAGAACCGGAAACAACGAAAAGACATCATCCGGAATCTCGCGCTCCGCACGCCTGAGCGGCGCGAAACCGGTTTTCAGATTTTCTTCCACGGTCAGTAGCGGAAAAATCTCGCGGCCTTGCGGCACGATGGCGATGCCGGCGCGCGCGCGCTCATAAGGTTTGAGCAGGTTGATATTGTGGCCGCCCCAATCGATCTCGCCGCGGCTCACCGGCTGCTGGCCGACGATGGCACGCAAAAGGCTGGTCTTGCCGACGCCATTGCGGCCGAGCACACAGGTTACCTTGCCGGGCTCGGCGGTGAGCGAGATGTTGCGCAGAGCCTGCGCCGCGCCATAGTGCAGATCGATATGTTTCACGTCGAGCATGAGTCATCGCCCCAGATACACTTCAACCACCCGTTCGTTCTCAGATACCTGATCGATCGATCCTTCCGCCAGCACCGAGCCTTCATGCAGGCAGGTCACCTTGACGCCCAGTTCACGGACAAAGGTCATGTCGTGCT from Pseudorhodoplanes sp. includes these protein-coding regions:
- a CDS encoding urease subunit gamma, whose product is MNLTPREKDKLLIAMAAMVARRRLERGVKLNHPEAVALITDFIMEGARDGKSVAELMRDGGNVITRDQVMEGIPEMIHDIQVEATFPDGTKLVTVHQPIR
- the urtE gene encoding urea ABC transporter ATP-binding subunit UrtE — encoded protein: MLDVKHIDLHYGAAQALRNISLTAEPGKVTCVLGRNGVGKTSLLRAIVGQQPVSRGEIDWGGHNINLLKPYERARAGIAIVPQGREIFPLLTVEENLKTGFAPLRRAEREIPDDVFSLFPVLHDMLRRRGGDLSGGQQQQLAIGRALVMRPKLLLLDEPTEGIQPSIIKDIGRAISYLRGLGQMAIVLVEQYFDFARELGDQFVAMDRGAVVYLSNNENLDEAALRRALAL
- a CDS encoding urease accessory protein UreD, with product MQESDETFAANRARGRIALGVAAVDGRTRRSQVGEEGSLRVRFPNTTAAECEAVIVNTAGGIAGGDRFALEVNAGTGAELVVTGAAAEKVYRAIDADAEMAVSLSVAAGAALRWLPQETILFDRARLHRSIDVELADDASLLLAEAVVFGRSAMGESVNQGRLIDRWRVRRGGRLIFAETLRLDGDIADTLAEPSVAKGSAAIATVLLVPGSDDAIAKVRALGEQFAGEVGISVWNGIAVARLCARDGAALRRDLIAMLAALDRKTLPRLWLN
- a CDS encoding urease subunit beta, producing the protein MIPGEMLIKDGEIELNAGRRTVTLTVSNTGDRPIQVGSHYHFFETNPALKFDRKKARGMRLDIAAGTAVRFEPGQTREVQLVALAGKRAIYGFRGDVMGKL